CACGCTCTCACAAATGACCACAGCTTTGCTGAAAACTGCATCCAAGTCCCACCTCAGAGATCCAGTCCACCTCCTCTAAGTCCCAAAACCGAGCAGCCTATCTCAAGACCTGAAGACCACCTCATTCCTAGCTTCAGCAAACTGTCATTAACCATGGGCTGTGTGTTTGAAGAAGCACATCCTCACCTGCCAACAAAAAATGGGCCAATTCAATTTCTGTCTGTGTCTTCCAGTGACCGtagctccaggcctctccctcctctgcccatTTCTGAAAGCCTTGCTCCAGATGAGGTTGACAAGGAGGTGGAATTCCTGACTAGCTCAGATACTGACTTCTTGTTAGAAAGTTATGATCTTCCTCCTTTTAAATCCAGCGCCCCGAGCCGGCGGAGCTTTAGAGGCTGTGGACAGGTCAACTATGCATACTTTGATACACCAACAGGACCAAAACCAGAAGATCCCAACCCTACACAAAGCCTCAGTGGATACATATCCAGTATTTATCCtcctccacagcagctgcatcGACGTTTACGAAGGTCCCATTCTGGGCCAGCTGGATCTCTTAATAAACCAGTAGTGAGACTATCTGGACACTTAAACAGGTCTTCTCCAAACTCTGATGAGGATAAACCAGAGATTCCACCAAGAGTTCCCATACCTCCAAGGGCTCTCAAACCAGATTACAGAAGATGGTCAGCAGAAGTTGCTTCTAGTGCATACAGTGATGAAGACAGGCCTCCAAAAGTGCCCCCCCGAGAACCTCTGTCGCGCAGCAACTCCCGTACGCCCAGTCCCAAAAGCCTGCCGTCATACCTCAACGGGGTCATGCCCCCCACCCAGAGCTTTGCACCTGATCCCAAGTATGTCAGCAGCAAAGCTCTACAAAGACAAAACAGTGAAGGATCTTCCAACAGGGTCCCTTGCATTCTCCCAATCATTGAAAATGGTAAGAAGGCCAGTTCAACACACTACTATCTGCTGCCTGAAAGGCCTCCGTACTTGGACAAGTATGAGAAGTacttcagagaagcagaagaaagtAGCTCTAACACAGAGGTTCAGTCCTGGTCTGGTGACTGCACAGCCACTTCAGCCCCAGCAAAACTGGACTCAAAACCTAGAATGGACATAGCTGGTCACCTGAAACGAAAGCACCTGTCTTATGTGGTTTCTCCATAGTCTCTGGGAGCACAGTCTCAGCTCAGTTGTTCAGGATGGCACTGAAGTTTGTCATGTTACAAAGCTTTGAGGTTCTCAGATAATGAAGTAGGACCAGTTTGTCCTCCAAGAACTGGAAAATGGATGAAGTCCTTATGCTGCATATCTCTGATTTCTTTCTTAggactgtggtttttttttggtctagCTATACATAGCTGGAACCCTACAAAGGTTGCATAGAAACATGGAGGGATAATAGTCACAGTTGGCCAGTTATATGCTACCTAGAGGATTGTATTTGGTAGTCATGttatcaacaacaacaaataaaatCAATCTGTCTTTATTTAAGAGTTACTTAGAAAGCTGACAGCAGATAATGCAGTAGAGTTTTTTTTTGTATCAGGCATTTccagaag
This is a stretch of genomic DNA from Pogoniulus pusillus isolate bPogPus1 chromosome 36, bPogPus1.pri, whole genome shotgun sequence. It encodes these proteins:
- the ERRFI1 gene encoding ERBB receptor feedback inhibitor 1; translation: MTTAGVAAQEMRVQLKNGFLHTSQGMGSLKTCWGSHSGFENTFFNVDPIAVAYNLNPSTEQHLPSTGHSSNHALTNDHSFAENCIQVPPQRSSPPPLSPKTEQPISRPEDHLIPSFSKLSLTMGCVFEEAHPHLPTKNGPIQFLSVSSSDRSSRPLPPLPISESLAPDEVDKEVEFLTSSDTDFLLESYDLPPFKSSAPSRRSFRGCGQVNYAYFDTPTGPKPEDPNPTQSLSGYISSIYPPPQQLHRRLRRSHSGPAGSLNKPVVRLSGHLNRSSPNSDEDKPEIPPRVPIPPRALKPDYRRWSAEVASSAYSDEDRPPKVPPREPLSRSNSRTPSPKSLPSYLNGVMPPTQSFAPDPKYVSSKALQRQNSEGSSNRVPCILPIIENGKKASSTHYYLLPERPPYLDKYEKYFREAEESSSNTEVQSWSGDCTATSAPAKLDSKPRMDIAGHLKRKHLSYVVSP